The Kryptolebias marmoratus isolate JLee-2015 linkage group LG9, ASM164957v2, whole genome shotgun sequence nucleotide sequence TTTGAGTCAATAAGACTATACTGATGAATGTCCATGCCAcgaaaaaacatctaaattcaCAGTCTTTACTAACAGTACAGTTATCCAACTTTCAGTTGAACACCAATGCGCTTACATCTAGAGAGCACAGAAAAGGTCAAATAAGTGCATGAAAGTAGGTTTGagaaatactaaaacaaaaacaaataaaaaataaaaaatcaccaGGCAATGCAGTGATGGGCCACCTCTGTAGCCATATGGCATCAAGATGTGTAGGCAATAAAGTCACTgtcatgaaaaaacaaaagaattctGCAACACACACTTTTACCATATCTCATAATTCCACCAAGTGTCATTACAacatggtttgtttgttttttttccacatcaggctttttttttattcaagacTAACAGATGCAAGTTGgacctattttattttattttattttattttatctcatgAAAACCTTTCTCAAATATCAGTGCAAAACATAAAGGAATGCTTTGTTATATCAGTATTTACAGTGCAGAATCCTGCACAAACAGGATCTTATTTATAAAGTTCGACTTGTAAGAAATTAAATTGGGAGTATGCAAACATGCTTTTGTggcattttattcaaacacaatGGGATTGTTACATttctaaaattaattttatatgGTAAgattatcactttttttttgtagtggcTTTATCCTATTTCTAAAATTTTTCATGATTCAGTATTTCCTGTTTAACAGGATTGGCACctcaataaatatttgttttttcacttaCTTGGAATTTATAATTTTGTTGTCTTGATACGGAGTAGCTTCAAATAGAAAATTAGAAtgaattttatgtaaaagtgATCTTAATCCCTGGGAAAACTGGTAAAAGATTACAATTCTTCAAAGTTGTgaaattgaaaatattttcaaaaactaacCACTCactcacatacagtacatagcTCTTGAGCATGAAATCTCCAGACACACTACATGATAAATGtgcttaaaaaccttttaaagccCCTATTGACCCTCTCAGAAATcagcaaaaaggagaaaataacaaaaaataaattatgaatgagagaaaaaattactgtatcaaataaaaaaaaaaagaattatacactatttacttgaaataaaaagctgaaatattacTGCTACCTGTGATTCTACAAACTACACTAAAACTACAATCAGCActaaacaacttgtttttaagaATATTACAACTGCCGTAATGATAACTCTAAAACCCATTCATGAGAGAGGTaaaggggctttttttttcatttgaaatgcTGCTTGTGACTAAGGAGCTGTGTGTGATGCGCCCCTTAGACCACATTGTCATATGACGCACCAGTTATATCAGCAGTGGCGAGGGCCCCAGGCGCCAtccgccccccctccccctttggGAGGGGATGGTCGAGAGAAACAGATAGAAAGcaagaggagagagagggaaagaGGCCGGAGTGGCAGGGCCAGGCCTCACGCTGGTCTTTATGTGTAGGCGTTGAGGCGCTCCTTGGAGCGGGTGGAGTGGATGTCATggagctcctgctcctccttcgACTTGATGTCTTCGTATTTCTGCATTCGGCAGGCGTCCTTCACGTAGGCCCAGTTGGCGGACAGCACCATCAAGTAGTGGATCTGTGGGAAACGTTGCAAAATGTGACACTAAGAAAAGCAAATTCGAGAAATATCTCAACATATGAACGGTAGTAACAATGTACTGGTTTGGTCATTTATTTGAGGATGCAAAGTACTTCtatgtggttttaaaatatatttttaaaaattcttgcAAAGCCTGTTGGGCTTGGCTTCTCAGATGGAAGGGGACATTTTCAGGAGTCCACCAGGTGGCAGCATATTGTCAAACATAGTTTTAGACCTTGAAGTTGCCATGGCAGCTAAGATTATAATGAATGTATTGTGCTTTAATGACTGAGGTTGTAATACAGCTTCTCTATTCTTAGGAGCTGCAGTTTTATGGCTGCAGTTTAATGGGTGTCTGCATCTCTCTAATTAGGTAACTGAGATTCAAACACAAATCCAGCACTATTATacctacattttttttctacctttgTATTCTTTAACCTGCTGTATATTAAATATGTTTACGATTTGTTGTGTACACGACTGTAACAAGTTTACTGTGAGCATGAAGTTAGTGATCTAAGCgtatttgttgtgtttagtgttttggctttttatgtgggcaggaaaaaataaaaagatgatgaGATAAAAGTCTCGCTGCACTTTGCTGCACCatcatttctgaaaaacaaccactttctgtttttcaggaaatggCTCCTCACAAATTACTGAGTGATGTTTGCAACAATCTCCGAGCCTTTCTTCTCcctgtttccatgacaacagcaCGACATGCCCGCCGCCTCCgaaagagggagggagacaAACCCTGTCTTTTTCACTGCACCAAAATGCCTTCTCTCCGATCTCCGGCTTTTCTCTCATAAACACAAGGAGACACAACAAAATGCCGCTAGTTTCTCAGCTACGTGGATCCACCTTTAACTGActaaagaatgtttttaaagagataataatttaaaaaaacactatagACATTGTATCTGCATGTTAAGTTCTTCTCTTGAAAGCTTTCGGGGCGCTTTCTGCGTAATTTTCTTACCATTGCAATAACAGCAGCTCCTGCTCCAGCGAGGGCGCAGATAAACAGGTGGAACGTCATGTTCAGCTGTAACAGAAACAAGTCACATCACACATCAGCGCACAATGCTTTCAGAAATCTTTTCAGTCCAATTTCTATGTGGGACGTACCTCATTAGAATCACACATTTTGAAGAACTTTTCTGATCCGACACACACAGTTTTGGCCTCAGCAATTGGCACAACACCTGAAACAAGTTGGTATACATGAATCCATTATAACAATTCATGAGAGACGGAAAAGTCCAAACAGCTTCAAagcacaaagagacaaaaggtGACAACAGGGCCATATGTACCAAGATtctgtaataataaataaatgttgtgtgCACACAGGCGAAACACGGGGTTTTAATGTGTTGGTGGAGGCAGAAACTGTTGTTGGCTTACAGCAGAGGCAGAATCAGAGGCTGATTGAGTGAAAACATGTCAGGCACATTCGCTGATTTGGTGGAACATCCCTGTAGCTTAATATAGgagggttgttgttgtttgtttgtttgtttgtttgtttgtttacactggTCTTAGAGCTCAGCCTTTGCTCTGCAAAATTTCCAGGTTTAGAatcaaactcaaaactttacattttccGGCATTTGATTTCTACAAATATGCCCAGGCTGATAACAAActgttaatttcttttctttttttaaagctaaacttGAAATGAAATCTTTTGAATAAATCATGTTTAACCCGATGATGTTGTGTACCAAGTATTGCATtaatatttacaatttttttgcacaattaattgttttatttgccttttcaATCttattgcattttaatttagttttatatttacatgCAAAATGTAGTAGTTTTAGTCtttcaaacttttatatttctgcctggtttttattttccttcatcCTGTGAATAACATTATCCACAATGCATTTTTGCTTGAAAAGTGCTAAACTgagattatttgtttttcaatcaTTTAATTGTCAAAAACAAgcatactttatttattaaaatctttgtGATCACTGTCTAAGTGTCAGGctatttgtgtaaaatattacatttagaAAACTTTTCTCTATGTATTATATGTAGCATAAAGAGCTGCAGTTATCACTAAAGAgattttttattagaaactaTTTAGTGACTGCACTTAAAGATTACCTAATTCATTTAACGAGTTGCAAAAGAAGCAGCAGTTCAGTCCAGCCCGGACTCCAGAAGCCACTCAGGCACTTGAAGAGCACTAAAACTGGAACTGTAGAAATGAAGAACACACTTCCTCACCGTATTGGCGTGGGTCCAGGCAGAGTGTGGCCCCCTCCAGCACAGTTGTGTTTTGGCAAATATTCCAgatgttgaaataaataaagactggAATGGAGGTGAAAGCAGTCACTCCAAGCCAAGCCAGCATGAAGATGTAAGTCAGCATGATGaactaaaagagaaacaaagaataaCTGTGCTCATTAGTTAGTCTAattaaacatctgtaaaactgggtTCAACTCTATATGTTGTAGAAACACAACGACAGTTCTATCGCTTTAGTTCTACAGTGGAACaggtaaagtgtttttttctaaggcaaaaatgcaaactggttaaaaaaaaaaaagtgtgatccTTTGGGATACAAGTTTGTTCCTGAGGCTCTTCAGCTGCTTGTCAGTTTCTGTCAAGTAGCTTCACTTTGACTGACTAAATTATTAAACCTGTGGCTCAGTTTATTTAGCTTAAGATCCACCTAAGATCTATTATGAAGTTAAATCTTAAAGATCATTATGCTAGGAGTGTTGTTAAGATTTAGTAATATGCTTTGTACTATCCTGCATTCCTATAATTTATGCCGTACAAGTAAATTTTACTTGAAAATGGATCGACCAACATTATTGAAGAATGGCTTTAAGAAGTGACAGATGGTATGTCTAGGCTGGAAATAGCTTCATCACAAAGTCTGAACAACAGAGCGACTCCAGTCCTGTATTGAGGATATTCTCAGCACTGCCTGCAGCAAATGTAAAAGTATCAAAGCTGAGCAGTAGAGATGCAGAGTTAGGCAGTGTTTTTTCAGGGTAAAGGTGGTACCTCACTGGGGTGTGACTTGTTGGCAAACAGCGTTTATGAGgtagtctccagaatgtcttgcaacATTTGCTGCAGTTCTGAATTGCAGAAGCATGCGGTCCCATTGCTTGACTTTTGAATATGTTCCGTGTGGGAAGGggatttttctctcaaaatagtcactgATGGTATCTTCAAACCCGTCTCAGACCCACCTGAGTTTTGTTGTGGGCATCTCCAGCTCATCTCAAGAGTGATAGATCTGTATTTTAACTCCTGCATGGGAGCTCTCGtctgacagaaaatatctgAGGTAGTAGAGCAGGTCTAAAAAAACgagctgatgataaataataattttgaacaTCTGATCCagatctgcctgtcttcatttcagaagtgtactccagcagattaaatcataaatgtgggggcggctgccaaggtgggtacgaAGCCAGTCGAGGTGGGTGTAATGTGGGTGAAAGTCGGCAACTAAATAAGGTTCACGATCCAAAAAttcagttttgcaagctgtgcacacaaaaataggccataattttcaaaaactgtccgTTTCTACATGActcgctggtcacttggttgcaaacacagaatttaatgaaactgcaatgaaaaaattgcctattttctcacaattttaagTGGCCAACAGTGGCAGTctagtgagatactaccttaagaTGGAAACCAGTTTGTGAAACACATCGCAGGGAAATTCTTAAATAATGATCATATTGTGTTCACTATTTAGTCAGATTATCATGGATCTCTGTGTATTTAAACTGTTAGGTGAAAAccatcaacattaaaaaaaggaagagtcTGCCTCCTCCTattgttcaaaactgaaaaaacattgTAGGTGTATTTATACGTTTTTTCTCATTCATTTATATGGACTTAAACTTTTGCAGCCAGCCAAGACGCAACGCTCAACATTCAACTTCTACATTAAAACTACCCTTTGAAGACCAACCATTAAAATCCATAAATGTTCAGAATCTGCTTGTAGCAATCAGTCATGTTTGCCAATTTTCATTTGATGTCAAATAAAATCTTCATGTTATGTTATATAACAACAAATTGTCGAGGGATTAGAAACAACATGAGCAGCGACTGCCGGGGCTGTGACTCcggaaacatttcaaacatgtaAAGGAAACTAACTGACCTTTAAAGTTgttcattgcaaactatgaaatccaACATATAAAAGGTCATCCTGAATTAATAtaactggaaaactactggagtaaactctttcaaagtGCATCATTTGATATAGTTGAGCATGCAggtacacactcaatgtaaacaaaacagcttttttctgcatacttaacaaatctgagcgtaaaaacataccaatacatcaaaactgtctGACTTTTTGATCCCAAATATCTTTTAGATAGATGTTGCCTCtcttgacctattttcagtcactttagcTGTTTCCATAGATAAACTAACGCATGTGGTACGGAAGTCATTCACAAATTGTGCttagaaattttaaatttaactgtgCAGAATTTATtattgtatgattttttttttaccagtcttAATGAATTTGCAATGAGTACCCTTAAACTATAAATGATTCCTGAAAAATTGAAATTATGCTCAGACAAGTGGAGCCAGTAACCAGACCCAGTTttaagcttcattttttttaagtatatgTGGAGGTAAACAGTAGCCATACCCAAGCGCTGACACAACGTCCACAGGTGGTGATCTTGAAGTCTCCGTACAGGTCCTTAATGGCTCCACTGGTGAAGAATCCCTCCACCATCAGCAGGATGCCATAGACGAAGAAAGCCGAAGCAATGCCGTAAATCACATACTTGATTATATCAATCCTGCAGAACAAAATATCCACAAACCATTTGGTTTTACTACTTataatattttcaaatttatctaaaatatgTCTATAAATGTGCACAAATACAAATTGTTATGTTTGGTTGTTTGATCCTTTCTTACTCACATGGTGAAGACATCCAGTGCATCCACGGGGCTCCTCACTACTTCAAAGTAGTTCTGTAGGATGGTGACGGTCCCCGACAGGGCTTCATGTCCACAGCCACAGAACAGGGCCACGCCCGCATACAGCAGGATGGTGGCAACAAGGGACGGATACGGGATCCCACCCAGGCATTTGATGCAGCATTCAAGGCATCCTGAACACACAGAAAGATTTATGGgtttgaaaacagacaaaaagtggAATTTTCACTATGCCAGACAGGAATTTCGTTCCATtgtagattttttaaattattcagcaaaACATTGCCAATGAGGAAAATCTTTCAGCATTCTGTACACTGTTTTTCCATTTAGTTTTTGAGAATCTATTACACTCAAAGCACATTTGGGAGGCACTTGTATGCATGGTGGAGCAAAATACAAGAACACGACCAAAGTTATGGACAGTTTGTCTACTTTTGTGATCAAAATCATACAATTAAATGGCCATTGCCTTctaatgtttgcagttttactTCAGTTTATAGATCCAAGCACCATATTTATATTAATCAGTGCTGCATATGATGCTGGCACTCATTTTATCATGACAATCTCACTGTAAGATTTACATATTAGATTGTGACCTTCAGCCATTCCCCCTTCAGGCTACGGCTCCAGGGGGATCTGAAAGTGGCTTCTGACGATTTAACTCCACCTTTAATCTACTGTGCATATTTCTCCTGGAGATGAAGAGTCTGAATACTCATGTATGTGGCTTTCTGCATGACTTGCTCACATCTATGAGgcttcattttgcttttgtgtatttgtgtgtgtgtgtgttgttttttttttggtatgcCAATCGGTCATTTCAGCGTAAGAACAGCAGAAATCAAGCTTAGTTTCTGTGTAAGAACAGAGCAAGTCTAGTATTGCAGGGCAGAGAAACGATCCAGATTATGTGTTATTATGAATCAATCAGTATCtccttttataaataaattaaaataaacagcaacttCCTACACTGGTTTAATGTGTAAGTCAATAAATATCTGTGGATTGTGCAgataaatatagaaaatgcCTCCATCATTTACATGATAATGACCAGCCATGTTGAAATTTACCTGCCTTtgttcagctgcttctgttttgaAATGAGACTCGGTTTATAGTATTTCCATTGTAACACAGAAATATGGACTGCATTCATTGCTGTTGattcacacatttttcattGACTTGTTTTGCAAATCAGCAGTCAGAGTGATATCCCTCCTGCTTTTGACTCTTCCTGCTGACCTGAGTGGAATACTGAGTAGCCGGTCCGCCTGCCAGGCTGTGCTGAGCTCTCATACGTTTGGTGCAGCTCGAGTCCTCGCCCAGGTTTGATCATCTGCATCCCCACTGATGTCATGCAGACTGGAGAATGTCTTTCCAGACATTTATCTTACATCCAGACAGGTGTCTACTGAGGATGTATGCTTTTTATCAATGATTGTGCAGCTTTTTCCTCTATCAGtattgtgttgggttttttgttttctctgtaggATTTATTTGCCTTGTCCACAATATTTCTTTATCATCTCTACCTCTGGGTATTTCAAACACCTTCACAAACCATCCTGAGAAAAGACATGAAAACACGGCTTATTTTGGAGGGTTTTCAGGCAATCAGCAGCACTACCTGGCATTCACTTTAACAAAGCTCAGTATAAACAATATGCTGTACACTGTCTtagaaacctgcagcagattaGAATGATTGATGTCCACAGATTATATCTCAATGCAGTCATGCTTGAGGCGTATTGTTCACTCAGAAGGCATTGTCTTCAGATAAACTGTATTCAAACTGTGTTCAATACACCTGATGTTCCTCATAATCGTGTATCTGTGACTGAAACCTGTGCATTATAGAATCGGCTTCATCGTCTCGTTCATATCAACCAAAAACTCGACCGGTAgagctatttttgtttgaatatctTCAGAGATAAAAAGTGATTCTGCCACCACCTCCTCTCTCACAGATTCATTTTCTCGAGTTGCCTTATCATTTCAGGAAGCAGGCAGTGATGGAGTTTATTGATTCAGTAGTGTTTACTGACAAGATAAGTGTGAGAGATAGAGACCAGTCCCATTTACTCTCTGCGCTCTGGGCCAAAATCAACTGTCCGATCATGTGGGGAACTCAACAAAACAGACAAGGAGATACACATTTAGGacactttttagttttgcatGCAGTACTGATGGTCAGACTGATTCACTTCTCATTTAGTTCCATGTTAAATTTTAATTCAGGCCATTTGTTTTGCTCAAATAAGAAATTCCAGAAGGGACTGCAGTAATTTTTTCCCTTGCAGGCTGAGCACATTATTAGGCAAACTCAAGCAGTCATCAGTCGTTCCTTTTGCCTCCTTTGAGGCGCGCAGGTAAAATTTGGAGCTGCAGCTGCGTGAAGCAAATACTTAACATGGCGGTTATATAAATGATTTATGTCATGGCCTAAATTGAGGTTTATTACCTTTGCATTATTTACAATTCTGCACACAGATTGCACTTATCTAGcttatttttaatgtcttatTTTCTTCTGACAAATAATCAAGCTTATTATCATTATGTTGTGCTGATACAAATTAGATACCAATGTAGAGTTATCAAGCTATGATTAACATCTTGTTCATTATTTCACTAAGAAGAAGTGTTGTTACTATGGAAACACTTGAATGAAGTTACAGGGCTCGATGAGAGCGTGAGAGTTGCTGCAACATGAGTgatgttttattgattgtttgCTCTTAATTTTGTGGAAGAGAAACTCTTCAGCTTCAGTGAAGCCCTAAAGAACAAGATTAAATGACTAATTTAAAttccacttaaaaaaatgtctcaaagaTCTGGTGAAGCTTGATGTGAGTGAAAAAGTCATATTTAAGAAGAAGCTtgtaaacatctttttttaatctctctaTAAATCTTTCTTTTCAGCTGAACTGACCTGTGTGTTGGGCTGGTGAAGATGGCAAGCAGTGGTGGTGACTCTGAGAGCTGCTGGGTGCTTGATTCATAATTTACAAGTGGCACAATACAGCACAGCACCAGCCTCTCACATAAATGATTCATGACTTTTGCTTAACTAAACATTacctataaaaataaagatctggTTCTGTGTGAGAGGTCATGGCTATTTCAGTTCTGAGGTTTAGTTGGCttgtatgctggtgtagattatTAGtccaaatccaaaaaaggttaaaaaacaaaaacaacaggacttctgttctgtagctgaagatttTTCaattctcatctgaggagctttctcaattgagAAGCAAAACGgcttcagctacagaaaagaaatccagttgtttttgttttttaccttttttgggATTTCGTTGGCTTGTATTTCAAAGTACACACTGACGACTGCATTGTGCTGTTGGTATTGCTcgcttcagtttatttcagttgtattgtttagatttttattggtaaatgtgcattttttttcaataaaactcaagatttagtttaaaagttttgggcattaaaaaaatcttcacaatcttctcctttttgttttcataaaatacttttacttttaaggGATTTGAATAACATGAAATAATCACCCAATGTTTATTACACAGGGATTGATACTCAATTTTAAAGGTGCTCACTGCAAagaatgaaatcaaacataaaaagaaacaccCTGAACTGAAAAGGTTCATTCTCGTAGTTTTTCAAGATTTAttgaatgcaattctgaaatgtgggtcagCATTCAAGGTAAACAAAGCA carries:
- the gpm6aa gene encoding glycoprotein M6Aa, with the translated sequence MEEEMDEGQTQKGCLECCIKCLGGIPYPSLVATILLYAGVALFCGCGHEALSGTVTILQNYFEVVRSPVDALDVFTMIDIIKYVIYGIASAFFVYGILLMVEGFFTSGAIKDLYGDFKITTCGRCVSAWFIMLTYIFMLAWLGVTAFTSIPVFIYFNIWNICQNTTVLEGATLCLDPRQYGVVPIAEAKTVCVGSEKFFKMCDSNELNMTFHLFICALAGAGAAVIAMIHYLMVLSANWAYVKDACRMQKYEDIKSKEEQELHDIHSTRSKERLNAYT